The Candidatus Hydrogenedentota bacterium genome contains the following window.
TCCAGCACAACCCGGTGGGGTGGAACTGGGGCAACATGACCTGGGGTCATGCGGTGAGCAAGGACCTCGTGCGCTGGACCGAACTGGGCGACGCCATCCATCCGGACGCGCTGGGCACCGTCTTCTCCGGGTCGGCGGTGGTGGACCACGCGAACACGACCGGCTTCCAGACCGGCGACGAGCCGCCGATGGTGTGCGTGTATACGGCGGCGGGCGGCACGGGGCGCTGGTCGGAGAATGTCCCCTTCACGCAGGCACTGGCGTACAGCAACGACCGGGGCCGCACTTGGGCGAAATATGAGGGAAACCCCGTGCAGGGGCACATCGTGGGGGGCAACCGTGACCCCAAGGCCTTCTGGCATGCCCCCTCCGGCTGCTGGGTCATTGTGCTGTTCCTCGACGGGAAGCGCATGGGCATCTTCAACTCCCCCGACCTCAAGACCTGGACCCTGCAGAGTGAGCTGGAGTCCTTTTTCGAGTGCCCCGAACTGTTTGAACTGCCTGTGGACGGGGACAAGGGAAAGGCCAAATGGGTGCTCTACGGGGCGTCCGGCGAGTATTTCACCGGCGCGTTCGACGGCAAAATCTTCACCCCCGACGGCCCCGCCCTCCCCTTCAACTTCGGCAACTGCTTCTACGCGTCGCAGACGTACAACAACTTCCCGGCCGAGGACGGCCGGCGCGTCCAGATTGCCTGGGGCACTGTCGGCGACAAAAGCATGCCCTTCAACCAGATGATGGACTTCCCCGTGGAGCTGACCCTGCGCTCCACCCCCGAAGGGCCGCGCCTGTGCGCGTGGCCGGTCCGCGAGATCGCCTCGCTCTATGCGCGGGAAAACCGATGGACCGGGGCCGTGCCCGGAGGCGAGCTTCCCCTGGCGGTCTCCGGCGACTGCCTGGACATCGAGGCGGTCTTTGAGGCCGCCGGCGCGGGTGAACTGGGATTTGACGTTCGCGGCGTGAAGGTCGCCTATGACGTTGAGAAGGGCCAGCTCGCCTGCGGCGACAAGACCGCCCAGGTGGCCCTGGAGGACGGGAAACTGGCGCTCCGGCTGCTGGTGGACCGCCTGTCCATCGAGGTCTTCGCGCAGAACGGCCTCGTCTACATGCCCATGGGCGTTCATTTCGACGAAGACAACCAGAAACTCGACTTCGTGAAGGGGGCGAACACCCACATCGAATCACTGGCCGTCCGGTCGCTCAAGTCCGCGTGGGCCCGGTAGCCGGGGCGTTTCATCAGAGCAGCACAGCGCCGGTGATGGAGATGCCCGCCACGGCGGCCAGAAACATGCCGAGATAGGCCCATCCCAGGATGCCGCCCCACGGAAAGACCTCGTGGAAAAGGCGCGCCTGCACGATGATCACCGGCATCCGGATCAAATCCCACAGGCCGAAGGCCTCCGTCACGCCGGGGGCGATCCAGAACTTGCCCTCCTCCCCGGAGGGGATGTAAGAGACCAGGTAATACGTTCCGTCCTGCGGGAGCCGGACCTGTTCGCCCTCAAACTGCCAGTCCACGGTGCCGGTAAACTCCTCGTTGAACACCGTCGGCGTCTGGCCGTCGGTGGTGAACAGCAGGGCCCCCATGCCCGCGGGAATGGCGAAGGGCAGCCCCGTGGCGGCCGGGAGCCCGGGTCCCAGCAGGGCCGTGGCCGGGCGCACACCGGCGTACCGGTCCAGTTTCGGCAGGCCCATCTGAAAATCCAGCGTCTGCCCGGCCTTCCCGTCAAAAGTGAGCCAGAGGAGTTCCTGGACCGGCTTGGCGTGGTGGTAGGCCACCCGGCTGACGGAGATGTCCTTGATAAAATGGGCCGTTTCGGCGTCCGTCGGCCCGCCGTTGATGACGACCGGATTGTGCGCCCAGGCCGTCCCGCCCGCCAGCGCTGCCAGGGCGCACAGCGCCCCAAATCCTGTGAGCCCGCCTTTCATCTTAACACCTCCCAGTTCACGAAGTATAACCGAAAAAACGGCGTGTCCATTCCGGGAAGATGCCTGTCGCGGCGTGCTATGATGGCGGGGGGCGGTGGCCCGCGCTTCCGGACGGCGGCCGCCGCGCAACCAAGCAACGCAAGGAGTTGATCATGAAGATCCCCCGCCGTTCCTTCCTTAAACAGGTTTCCGCCCTCTCCGCGGCCCCGTTCATCCTGCCGTCCCATATCTGGGCCGCCGACGCAAAGCCCAACGACCTCATAACCATCGGTTTCATCGGCACGGGCAAGCAGGGCCGCTACCTGATGGAGGCCTTCCTCCAGCACAAACGCTGCCGGGTGGTGGCGGTGTGCGACGTGGACACCACGCGCCGCGAGGACACGCGGCAGCGCGCGGCGGACTACTACGCGAAGAAGTCCGACAGCGCGGCGGAGTGCCCTTCTTACACGGATTTCCGCGAGGTCATCGCACGCGACGACATTGACGCGGTGTGCATCGCGACGCCCGACCACTGGCACGCCATTCCCACGCTGGCCGCCCTGGCCGCCGGCAAGGACGTCTACTGCGAGAAACCCCTCACCCACAACATCCATGAGGCGGTGTCGGTGATCAAGGCCGTGAAGGAGCACGGGCGCGTGCTCCAGACGGGGTCCATGCAGCGGTCCATGGCCGAGTTCCGCGTGGCCTGCGAGCTGGTGCGCAACGGCGCCATCGGCGAGATCAGCCGGGTGGAGTGCAGTTTCGGGCCTCCCGGTGTGCCCTGCGACCTGCCGGAGGAGGACATGGAGCCCGGGCTGGACTGGGAAATGTGGGTCGGCCCCGGCCCGATGCGGCCGTACAGCTCCGTGCTGAGCCCGCGCGGCATCCACGACCACTTCCCCGACTGGCGCGATTACAAGGAATACGGCGGCGGCATGGTCTGCGACTGGGGCGCCCACCACGTGGACATCGCCCAGTGGGGCCTGGGCATGGACGAGAGCGGCCCCGACGCCGTCACCCCGCCGGAGGACCCGAACGCCATGAGCGGCGCGGTGCTGCACTATGGCGACAAGATAACCCTCATTCACACCGACGGCTACGGCGCGCACTTCTTCGGCAGCGAGGGCGAGGTCAAGGTGAACCGGGGCCGCTTCGAGTTCTGGCGCGACGGCAAGAAGATCGCCGGATTCACCAACCGCGAGGATGGCGGCTCCCTCGGGTCCGCCGTCAGCTTCGTGGAGAAGGAGTGGCTGAAAGACGCCAAGGTGAGGCTGTACGAGAG
Protein-coding sequences here:
- a CDS encoding Gfo/Idh/MocA family oxidoreductase, which encodes MKIPRRSFLKQVSALSAAPFILPSHIWAADAKPNDLITIGFIGTGKQGRYLMEAFLQHKRCRVVAVCDVDTTRREDTRQRAADYYAKKSDSAAECPSYTDFREVIARDDIDAVCIATPDHWHAIPTLAALAAGKDVYCEKPLTHNIHEAVSVIKAVKEHGRVLQTGSMQRSMAEFRVACELVRNGAIGEISRVECSFGPPGVPCDLPEEDMEPGLDWEMWVGPGPMRPYSSVLSPRGIHDHFPDWRDYKEYGGGMVCDWGAHHVDIAQWGLGMDESGPDAVTPPEDPNAMSGAVLHYGDKITLIHTDGYGAHFFGSEGEVKVNRGRFEFWRDGKKIAGFTNREDGGSLGSAVSFVEKEWLKDAKVRLYESGDHIRNFLDCVESRKRPVTNEEVGGRSATCCHLFNQAYYNHSAIKWLPKEMDFAPGSGDPKWLTRDYRSPWSV
- a CDS encoding glycoside hydrolase family 32 protein, giving the protein MGRGTVAVLVAAVCCCGAAFGADTVFADFEAKDYGDWKAEGEAFGTGPARGTLDQQMEVSGFKGKRLVNSFHQGDGATGTLTSPAFTIERPHISFLIGGGKHPGETCVNLLVGGEVVRTATGPNDKPGGSERLRWQSWDVRDLAGKKAVIQIVDSRTDGWGHINVDHIVLGDEPMTSERKREIRVENSLLNLPVKNGAPKVLLRLLRGAEILREYEIELAEKDPDFWASVDVAPYKGETLTLWSDGLESDAGLNLITPGDSLIGGENLYQEKLRPQFHFSPQRGWNNDPNGLVWHAGEYHLFFQHNPVGWNWGNMTWGHAVSKDLVRWTELGDAIHPDALGTVFSGSAVVDHANTTGFQTGDEPPMVCVYTAAGGTGRWSENVPFTQALAYSNDRGRTWAKYEGNPVQGHIVGGNRDPKAFWHAPSGCWVIVLFLDGKRMGIFNSPDLKTWTLQSELESFFECPELFELPVDGDKGKAKWVLYGASGEYFTGAFDGKIFTPDGPALPFNFGNCFYASQTYNNFPAEDGRRVQIAWGTVGDKSMPFNQMMDFPVELTLRSTPEGPRLCAWPVREIASLYARENRWTGAVPGGELPLAVSGDCLDIEAVFEAAGAGELGFDVRGVKVAYDVEKGQLACGDKTAQVALEDGKLALRLLVDRLSIEVFAQNGLVYMPMGVHFDEDNQKLDFVKGANTHIESLAVRSLKSAWAR